From a single Bacillus pseudomycoides DSM 12442 genomic region:
- a CDS encoding GNAT family N-acetyltransferase: MNEKYYKGLIMRPIKESEVDQFSNLMKYVFQVSKKMINDEEKMVQKKSHQLKPGTALGWFDHDKLISQIVVLPFQINIHGVIYEMGGVTGVGTYPEYAGHGLMNSLMKESLKTMRENGQYISYLFPYSIPYYRKKGWEIISDIIEYQIKDTQLPKYRGNISGRVRRVGLKSKEKEKVYDEFARKTNGAMVRNTLAWEERFREETIDLQLAIYYTDEDIPHGYLFYRVLEEKFYIEEMIYLNEEARRGLWNFISAHFSMVYYVKGKTCVHEPVAFLLEDSEIKQTIAPYYMGRIVDVVGFLKQYPFKHVKNEKLILHIDDPMLEWNKGTFSLKWDYDKQLHITYEKEPNNMEGMSLTIQTLTTMLLSYKSPAFLYDIGRIKGSHEMIEVLENLIPDSPPCFFDYF, from the coding sequence ATGAATGAGAAGTATTATAAAGGTTTGATTATGAGACCTATTAAGGAAAGTGAAGTGGATCAGTTTTCAAACTTAATGAAATATGTGTTTCAAGTTTCTAAAAAGATGATTAATGATGAAGAAAAGATGGTACAAAAGAAAAGCCATCAATTAAAGCCAGGGACTGCATTAGGCTGGTTTGATCATGATAAATTAATTTCTCAAATTGTTGTTTTGCCATTCCAAATAAATATCCATGGTGTGATTTATGAAATGGGAGGAGTTACTGGAGTTGGTACATATCCAGAATATGCAGGGCATGGATTAATGAACTCATTAATGAAAGAAAGCTTAAAAACGATGAGAGAAAATGGACAATATATTTCTTATTTGTTCCCTTACTCGATTCCTTATTATCGCAAAAAAGGCTGGGAAATTATTTCTGATATCATCGAATACCAAATTAAAGATACACAGCTTCCTAAGTATCGTGGAAACATTAGTGGCCGAGTAAGGCGAGTTGGATTAAAAAGTAAAGAAAAAGAAAAAGTTTATGATGAGTTTGCTAGAAAAACAAATGGAGCGATGGTTCGAAATACACTTGCATGGGAAGAACGATTTCGTGAGGAAACAATTGATTTGCAATTAGCAATTTATTATACAGATGAAGATATTCCACATGGCTATTTATTTTATCGTGTCCTTGAAGAGAAGTTTTATATAGAAGAAATGATTTACTTAAATGAAGAGGCGAGAAGAGGGTTATGGAATTTCATTAGTGCACACTTTTCAATGGTGTATTATGTTAAAGGAAAGACATGCGTTCATGAACCGGTTGCTTTCTTACTTGAAGATAGTGAAATAAAACAGACAATCGCCCCTTACTATATGGGAAGAATTGTCGATGTAGTTGGTTTTCTGAAACAATATCCATTTAAACATGTAAAAAATGAAAAGCTAATTTTACATATAGATGATCCAATGTTGGAGTGGAATAAAGGGACTTTTTCTTTAAAGTGGGATTATGACAAACAATTACATATAACATATGAGAAAGAACCAAATAATATGGAGGGAATGTCCTTAACGATTCAAACATTAACAACTATGTTATTAAGTTATAAAAGCCCTGCATTTTTGTATGATATCGGAAGAATAAAAGGAAGTCATGAAATGATAGAGGTGCTTGAGAATTTAATTCCGGATTCACCGCCATGCTTTTTTGATTATTTTTAA